A single region of the Salmo salar chromosome ssa16, Ssal_v3.1, whole genome shotgun sequence genome encodes:
- the LOC106573227 gene encoding UPF0606 protein KIAA1549L isoform X2, with amino-acid sequence MASKHAYNSLDLIASGINNARALGSIEWIGMGMGSTLCFQKNGKTLGLDRMWTKCILSVGMVLLLMPSVLAADDEGHYNESLRHAALPRDPAVPSNLSARATPVEGGPRAPPAIPTDPTDPSGVTAESTREQPVQPSVLANASSSAINSDNQTAGTTDPLSLAPVTNSTSNTSPEEGDSSLPANPDLPTVAVSSLATLGESDAILPDNVTSPFSTHTWNTTTPARADTNTTTPSTTAAHTNPTPDTVTNDSLQLTTVTTTTVTPLTVTTTTVTPQTTTASTTEAVTTTMWTTTTTQEVTTLQETTVMATTTEQATTTTTTAPTTTTIASTTTLTIPTTTKGTTPGPTTTEPTPTSPEGEHLPCNITEKTWVKTVLSVQLWRNRLDIMTRQNLSKGLTHALQRAFNDTNVYVQVERDLCSPHNVTLGYYVASGKMVYIASVVVETMNAYGFDKVQADIRQHSPLVKAVLLPVAPWASSLSVHLQLKTVLRFVGPEDNVNSCSFVQMMEQRLENAFEEAQDKVLESYSRLSVEIQSTAQVIGSPAVSLVYVVKNENAVLNGTVSSGLLNQLTAELVGYFLFFPPLIIAEPLEYHNLNTSTATKNYWVITVIQDVDSSSLEGNYQSFASLMEQRLAELFLVSGRQGSQGSRFRRATTVGSYTVQMVGIRRLPGPKNSAEMTYYAQLNGAPITGTTAAKTLSTLDSQTMALTLGYFVLLQADPVVKVPPANLWIMAVLTPVALVMVVVVMVTGILCKRNRVIFKTNAFRSFKPRSKTSYRREGSYHHQHVQGFDYAKKHMGHPQGEETISVTKETLVLGLPVRDAPLSLDRKVHQDGTASKRPPSADIIHKGRLPSEDGSVASNESGKLNTGKSLVARRAAAQKSTKEDLLHKRSDPYEDHTGSLRLITIKPMAAQPTYSYPSTSSHSQDSVVLNGEANMGLKQKTDIEHYRNKVRQKAKRKGYCDSPITDNGIHPFNPRERHSRPEMAKEPMTAEEKRASYAGCHIRRHPPSREPAYWSRQSLAASSPSPVETEMDLLVLRERSRRGIRNSGYDAEPETFQETNVDRLMCSLGYGGSHQVKGLSDSSTLSSQPSIDEVRQQMHILLGNAFGLAPDEPPPASHHHHHHPHPHLHSSYNPSHTSAYSEGVTSAPGTMNHPCGGGHQRGSAYGPEIHQCSLPKPGFRFTQLPDMGVGPPPPLIPSRPGPPTGTSMRLSSPDVSLKPRVSEASEMQSQHNGAPYLPINRAPFPAVTVDQSMTSYSGNPMTGVYAISANRPGYSDYFVMPPPASYGSPSWMSYPPEPEDIPHQWNDTVNTNPCHLETIC; translated from the exons ATGAAGGGCACTACAACGAGTCATTAAGGCATGCGGCTCTGCCTCGGGACCCAGCCGTGCCCTCTAACCTCTCTGCCAGGGCAACGCCAGTGGAGGGCGGGCCCCGGGCCCCTCCAGCCATACCCACGGACCCAACAGACCCATCAGGGGTGACAGCAGAAAGCACCAGAGAGCAGCCTGTGCAACCATCAGTGCTAGCTAATGCCTCCTCCTCAGCCATCAACAGTGACAATCAAACAGCAGGAACAACAGACCCTTTGTCTTTAGCCCCTGTAACCAACAGCACCTCAAACACCAGCCCAG aggagggagacagcagTTTGCCTGCGAACCCAGATTTACCTACAGTCGCAGTGTCCTCTCTGGCCACATTGGGGGAGAGCGACGCCATCCTCCCAGACAATGTGACTAGTCCTTTCTCCACTCACACATGGAACACCACCACACCTGCAAGGGCTGACACCAACACCACTACACCATCCACCACAGCAGCACACACCAACCCAACACCAGACACTGTGACCAATGACAGTCTACAGCTCACGACTGTGACCACCACGACCGTCACGCCCCTGACCGTGACCACCACAACTGTGACACCCCAGACCACCACAGCTTCGACCACAGAGGCTGTTACAACCACAATGTGGACCACTACGACCACACAGGAAGTGACCACCCTCCAAGAGACCACAGTGATGGCAACCACAACTGAGCAAGCCACGACCACAACCACAACCGCTCCCACTACAACTACAATTGCATCGACTACCACTTTGACCATCCCCACCACGACCAAAGGAACAACCCCCGGACCGACCACAACCGAACCTACCCCCACCAGTCCTGAAGGGGAGCATCTACCATGTAACATCACTGAGAAGACCTGGGTCAAAACAG TTTTGTCCGTGCAGCTGTGGAGGAACAGGCTTGATATCATGACGAGGCAGAATCTGTCTAAAGGACTCACCCATGCTCTACAGAGGGCCTTCAATGACACCAATGTTTATGTCCAG GTTGAACGTGACCTCTGCAGCCCTCATAATGTCACTCTTGGGTACTATGTAGCCAGTGGGAAAATGGTCTACATAGCATCTGTGGTGGTGGAGACAATGAATGCCTATGGCTTTGACAAAGTGCAGGCAGACATCCGGCAGCACAGTCCTCTGGTGAAGGCTGTTCTGCTCCCTGTAGCCCCCTGGGCCTCCAGCCTCAGTGTCCATCTGCAGCTCAAAACAG TTCTCAGGTTCGTAGGCCCAGAAGACAACGTCAACTCCTGCAGTTTTGTTCAAATGATGGAACAACGGCTGGAGAATGCATTTGAGGAAGCTCAGGACAAAGTGCTGGAATCTTACAGCAGGCTTTCTGTGGAG ATCCAGAGCACCGCCCAGGTGATTGGCTCTCCTGCCGTGTCTCTGGTCTATGTGGTGAAGAATGAGAACGCGGTGCTGAACGGAACCGTCTCCAGCGGGCTCCTGAACCAGCTGACCGCAGAGCTGGTGGGCTACTTCCTCTTCTTCCCCCCGCTCATCATCGCTGAGC CACTAGAGTACCACAACCTCAACACATCCACTGCCACAAAGAACTACTGGGTGATCACAG TAATTCAGGATGTTGACAGCTCTTCTCTGGAAGGGAATTATCAGAGCTTTGCTAGTTTAATGGAGCAGCGGCTGGCTGAGCTGTTTTTGGTGTCTGGGCGTCAGGGGAGTCAGGGGAGCCGCTTTAGAAGGGCCACCACCGTCGGAAGCTACACCGTCCAG ATGGTTGGCATTCGTCGACTCCCTGGGCCTAAGAACTCAGCCGAAATGACCTACTATGCCCAACTGAACGGTGCCCCCATAACGGGCACCACTGCAGCTAAGACCCTCAGTACCTTGGATTCCCAAACCATGGCCCTCACTCTGGGCTACTTTGTCCTGCTCCAAGCTGATC CTGTGGTAAAGGTCCCACCTGCCAATCTGTGGATCATGGCTGTGCTGACGCCTGTTGCCCTGGTGATGGTTGTTGTCGTCATGGTCACCGGCATCCTGTGCAAGAGGAACAGGGTCATCTTCAAGACCAATGCTTTCAGGAGCTTCAAACCCCGCTCTAAG ACATCCTATCGGAGGGAGGGCAGTTATCACCACCAG CATGTGCAGGGATTTGACTATGCCAAGAAGCACATGGGCCATCCGCAAGGTGAGGAGACCATCTCTGTTACCAAGGAGACGCTGGTTCTGGGCCTCCCAGTGAGAGATGCCCCGTTGTCATTGGACAGGAAGGTGCACCAGGATGGGACCGCCTCTAAAAGACCTCCTTCTGCTGACATCATCCACAAAGG CAGGTTGCCAAGCGAGGACGGCTCGGTTGCGAGCAACGAATCCGGGAAACTCAACACGGGCAAGAGCTTGGTGGCACGGAGGGCTGCGGCACAGAAGAGCACCAAGGAGGATCTGCTGCACAAGAGGAGCg ATCCCTATGAGGACCACACTGGCTCACTGCGACTCATCACCATCAAGCCGATGGCGGCCCAGCCCACATACTCCTACCCATCAACCTCCAGTCACAGCCAGGACTCAGTCGTCCTCAACGGGGAG GCAAACATGGGGCTCAAGCAGAAAACCGACATCGAACACTACAGGAACAAAGTACGCCAGAAAGCCAAGCGAAAAGGCTACTGTGATAGCCCCATCACAGACAATGGCATCCACCCATTCAACCCCAGAGAGAGGCACAGTAGGCCTGAAATGGCAAAGGAGCCAATGACTGCTGAGGAGAAGAGGGCCTCCTATGCAGGATGCCACATCAGGAG GCACCCCCCATCGAGAGAGCCAGCCTACTGGAGCCGTCAGTCCCTGGCCGCCAGCAGCCCTAGCCCCGTGGAGACGGAGATGGACCTGCTGGTCCTCAGGGAGAGGTCCAGGAGAGGCATCCGCAACAGCGGTTATGAC GCAGAGCCAGAGACGTTCCAGGAGACCAACGTGGACCGACTGATGTGCTCCCTGGGTTATGGTGGAAGCCATCAGGTCAAAGGTCTCTCGGACTCGTCCACTCTGAGCTCTCAGCCCTCCATCGACGAGGTCCGGCAGCAGATGCATATCCTGCTGGGTAATGCCTTTGGGCTGGCCCCAGACGAGCCCCCGCCTgccagccaccaccaccaccaccaccctcacccCCACCTCCATAGTTCCTACAATCCCAGCCACACCAGTGCTTACTCCGAGGGGGTGACCAGCGCCCCTGGCACCATGAACCACCCATGCGGAGGAGGCCACCAGCGCGGGTCTGCCTACGGGCCGGAAATCCACCAGTGTAGCTTACCCAAACCT GGCTTCAGGTTCACTCAGCTTCCTGACATGGGCGTTGGACCCCCACCTCCTCTGATACCCTCCAGGCCTGGACCCCCTACCGGGACCTCAATGAGGCT TTCTTCACCCGATGTCAGCCTGAAGCCTCGTGTTTCCGAGGCCTCTGAGATGCAGAGTCAGCACAATGGTGCCCCCTATCTGCCTATCAACAGAGCTCCCTTCCCTGCTGTTACTGTTGACCAGTCCATGACCAGCTACTCAG GAAACCCAATGACAGGAGTCTACGCCATATCAGCCAACCGCCCTGGTTACTCAGACTACTTTGTCATGCCTCCACCAGCGTCGTATGGAAGCCCATCCTGGATGTCCTACCCACCAGAACCTGAGGACATCCCACACCAGTGGAATGATACTGTAAATACT AATCCGTGTCATTTAGAAACCATTTGTTGA
- the LOC106573227 gene encoding UPF0606 protein KIAA1549L isoform X3, with amino-acid sequence MASKHAYNSLDLIASGINNARALGSIEWIGMGMGSTLCFQKNGKTLGLDRMWTKCILSVGMVLLLMPSVLAADDEGHYNESLRHAALPRDPAVPSNLSARATPVEGGPRAPPAIPTDPTDPSGVTAESTREQPVQPSVLANASSSAINSDNQTAGTTDPLSLAPVTNSTSNTSPEEGDSSLPANPDLPTVAVSSLATLGESDAILPDNVTSPFSTHTWNTTTPARADTNTTTPSTTAAHTNPTPDTVTNDSLQLTTVTTTTVTPLTVTTTTVTPQTTTASTTEAVTTTMWTTTTTQEVTTLQETTVMATTTEQATTTTTTAPTTTTIASTTTLTIPTTTKGTTPGPTTTEPTPTSPEGEHLPCNITEKTWVKTVLSVQLWRNRLDIMTRQNLSKGLTHALQRAFNDTNVYVQVERDLCSPHNVTLGYYVASGKMVYIASVVVETMNAYGFDKVQADIRQHSPLVKAVLLPVAPWASSLSVHLQLKTVLRFVGPEDNVNSCSFVQMMEQRLENAFEEAQDKVLESYSRLSVEIQSTAQVIGSPAVSLVYVVKNENAVLNGTVSSGLLNQLTAELVGYFLFFPPLIIAEPLEYHNLNTSTATKNYWVITVIQDVDSSSLEGNYQSFASLMEQRLAELFLVSGRQGSQGSRFRRATTVGSYTVQMVGIRRLPGPKNSAEMTYYAQLNGAPITGTTAAKTLSTLDSQTMALTLGYFVLLQADPVVKVPPANLWIMAVLTPVALVMVVVVMVTGILCKRNRVIFKTNAFRSFKPRSKTSYRREGSYHHQHVQGFDYAKKHMGHPQGEETISVTKETLVLGLPVRDAPLSLDRKVHQDGTASKRPPSADIIHKGLPSEDGSVASNESGKLNTGKSLVARRAAAQKSTKEDLLHKRSADPYEDHTGSLRLITIKPMAAQPTYSYPSTSSHSQDSVVLNGEANMGLKQKTDIEHYRNKVRQKAKRKGYCDSPITDNGIHPFNPRERHSRPEMAKEPMTAEEKRASYAGCHIRRHPPSREPAYWSRQSLAASSPSPVETEMDLLVLRERSRRGIRNSGYDAEPETFQETNVDRLMCSLGYGGSHQVKGLSDSSTLSSQPSIDEVRQQMHILLGNAFGLAPDEPPPASHHHHHHPHPHLHSSYNPSHTSAYSEGVTSAPGTMNHPCGGGHQRGSAYGPEIHQCSLPKPGFRFTQLPDMGVGPPPPLIPSRPGPPTGTSMRLSSPDVSLKPRVSEASEMQSQHNGAPYLPINRAPFPAVTVDQSMTSYSGNPMTGVYAISANRPGYSDYFVMPPPASYGSPSWMSYPPEPEDIPHQWNDTVNTNPCHLETIC; translated from the exons ATGAAGGGCACTACAACGAGTCATTAAGGCATGCGGCTCTGCCTCGGGACCCAGCCGTGCCCTCTAACCTCTCTGCCAGGGCAACGCCAGTGGAGGGCGGGCCCCGGGCCCCTCCAGCCATACCCACGGACCCAACAGACCCATCAGGGGTGACAGCAGAAAGCACCAGAGAGCAGCCTGTGCAACCATCAGTGCTAGCTAATGCCTCCTCCTCAGCCATCAACAGTGACAATCAAACAGCAGGAACAACAGACCCTTTGTCTTTAGCCCCTGTAACCAACAGCACCTCAAACACCAGCCCAG aggagggagacagcagTTTGCCTGCGAACCCAGATTTACCTACAGTCGCAGTGTCCTCTCTGGCCACATTGGGGGAGAGCGACGCCATCCTCCCAGACAATGTGACTAGTCCTTTCTCCACTCACACATGGAACACCACCACACCTGCAAGGGCTGACACCAACACCACTACACCATCCACCACAGCAGCACACACCAACCCAACACCAGACACTGTGACCAATGACAGTCTACAGCTCACGACTGTGACCACCACGACCGTCACGCCCCTGACCGTGACCACCACAACTGTGACACCCCAGACCACCACAGCTTCGACCACAGAGGCTGTTACAACCACAATGTGGACCACTACGACCACACAGGAAGTGACCACCCTCCAAGAGACCACAGTGATGGCAACCACAACTGAGCAAGCCACGACCACAACCACAACCGCTCCCACTACAACTACAATTGCATCGACTACCACTTTGACCATCCCCACCACGACCAAAGGAACAACCCCCGGACCGACCACAACCGAACCTACCCCCACCAGTCCTGAAGGGGAGCATCTACCATGTAACATCACTGAGAAGACCTGGGTCAAAACAG TTTTGTCCGTGCAGCTGTGGAGGAACAGGCTTGATATCATGACGAGGCAGAATCTGTCTAAAGGACTCACCCATGCTCTACAGAGGGCCTTCAATGACACCAATGTTTATGTCCAG GTTGAACGTGACCTCTGCAGCCCTCATAATGTCACTCTTGGGTACTATGTAGCCAGTGGGAAAATGGTCTACATAGCATCTGTGGTGGTGGAGACAATGAATGCCTATGGCTTTGACAAAGTGCAGGCAGACATCCGGCAGCACAGTCCTCTGGTGAAGGCTGTTCTGCTCCCTGTAGCCCCCTGGGCCTCCAGCCTCAGTGTCCATCTGCAGCTCAAAACAG TTCTCAGGTTCGTAGGCCCAGAAGACAACGTCAACTCCTGCAGTTTTGTTCAAATGATGGAACAACGGCTGGAGAATGCATTTGAGGAAGCTCAGGACAAAGTGCTGGAATCTTACAGCAGGCTTTCTGTGGAG ATCCAGAGCACCGCCCAGGTGATTGGCTCTCCTGCCGTGTCTCTGGTCTATGTGGTGAAGAATGAGAACGCGGTGCTGAACGGAACCGTCTCCAGCGGGCTCCTGAACCAGCTGACCGCAGAGCTGGTGGGCTACTTCCTCTTCTTCCCCCCGCTCATCATCGCTGAGC CACTAGAGTACCACAACCTCAACACATCCACTGCCACAAAGAACTACTGGGTGATCACAG TAATTCAGGATGTTGACAGCTCTTCTCTGGAAGGGAATTATCAGAGCTTTGCTAGTTTAATGGAGCAGCGGCTGGCTGAGCTGTTTTTGGTGTCTGGGCGTCAGGGGAGTCAGGGGAGCCGCTTTAGAAGGGCCACCACCGTCGGAAGCTACACCGTCCAG ATGGTTGGCATTCGTCGACTCCCTGGGCCTAAGAACTCAGCCGAAATGACCTACTATGCCCAACTGAACGGTGCCCCCATAACGGGCACCACTGCAGCTAAGACCCTCAGTACCTTGGATTCCCAAACCATGGCCCTCACTCTGGGCTACTTTGTCCTGCTCCAAGCTGATC CTGTGGTAAAGGTCCCACCTGCCAATCTGTGGATCATGGCTGTGCTGACGCCTGTTGCCCTGGTGATGGTTGTTGTCGTCATGGTCACCGGCATCCTGTGCAAGAGGAACAGGGTCATCTTCAAGACCAATGCTTTCAGGAGCTTCAAACCCCGCTCTAAG ACATCCTATCGGAGGGAGGGCAGTTATCACCACCAG CATGTGCAGGGATTTGACTATGCCAAGAAGCACATGGGCCATCCGCAAGGTGAGGAGACCATCTCTGTTACCAAGGAGACGCTGGTTCTGGGCCTCCCAGTGAGAGATGCCCCGTTGTCATTGGACAGGAAGGTGCACCAGGATGGGACCGCCTCTAAAAGACCTCCTTCTGCTGACATCATCCACAAAGG GTTGCCAAGCGAGGACGGCTCGGTTGCGAGCAACGAATCCGGGAAACTCAACACGGGCAAGAGCTTGGTGGCACGGAGGGCTGCGGCACAGAAGAGCACCAAGGAGGATCTGCTGCACAAGAGGAGCg CAGATCCCTATGAGGACCACACTGGCTCACTGCGACTCATCACCATCAAGCCGATGGCGGCCCAGCCCACATACTCCTACCCATCAACCTCCAGTCACAGCCAGGACTCAGTCGTCCTCAACGGGGAG GCAAACATGGGGCTCAAGCAGAAAACCGACATCGAACACTACAGGAACAAAGTACGCCAGAAAGCCAAGCGAAAAGGCTACTGTGATAGCCCCATCACAGACAATGGCATCCACCCATTCAACCCCAGAGAGAGGCACAGTAGGCCTGAAATGGCAAAGGAGCCAATGACTGCTGAGGAGAAGAGGGCCTCCTATGCAGGATGCCACATCAGGAG GCACCCCCCATCGAGAGAGCCAGCCTACTGGAGCCGTCAGTCCCTGGCCGCCAGCAGCCCTAGCCCCGTGGAGACGGAGATGGACCTGCTGGTCCTCAGGGAGAGGTCCAGGAGAGGCATCCGCAACAGCGGTTATGAC GCAGAGCCAGAGACGTTCCAGGAGACCAACGTGGACCGACTGATGTGCTCCCTGGGTTATGGTGGAAGCCATCAGGTCAAAGGTCTCTCGGACTCGTCCACTCTGAGCTCTCAGCCCTCCATCGACGAGGTCCGGCAGCAGATGCATATCCTGCTGGGTAATGCCTTTGGGCTGGCCCCAGACGAGCCCCCGCCTgccagccaccaccaccaccaccaccctcacccCCACCTCCATAGTTCCTACAATCCCAGCCACACCAGTGCTTACTCCGAGGGGGTGACCAGCGCCCCTGGCACCATGAACCACCCATGCGGAGGAGGCCACCAGCGCGGGTCTGCCTACGGGCCGGAAATCCACCAGTGTAGCTTACCCAAACCT GGCTTCAGGTTCACTCAGCTTCCTGACATGGGCGTTGGACCCCCACCTCCTCTGATACCCTCCAGGCCTGGACCCCCTACCGGGACCTCAATGAGGCT TTCTTCACCCGATGTCAGCCTGAAGCCTCGTGTTTCCGAGGCCTCTGAGATGCAGAGTCAGCACAATGGTGCCCCCTATCTGCCTATCAACAGAGCTCCCTTCCCTGCTGTTACTGTTGACCAGTCCATGACCAGCTACTCAG GAAACCCAATGACAGGAGTCTACGCCATATCAGCCAACCGCCCTGGTTACTCAGACTACTTTGTCATGCCTCCACCAGCGTCGTATGGAAGCCCATCCTGGATGTCCTACCCACCAGAACCTGAGGACATCCCACACCAGTGGAATGATACTGTAAATACT AATCCGTGTCATTTAGAAACCATTTGTTGA